The DNA segment CGGTCCCCCTGACCTAGGACTCTGCCGGAAACACGCCCCGACCGATCGTTCGGTTCGTGCGTGTCAATGGTGTGCCGGGGCGTCGTCGGGTGTCAACCGCTGTGGACAGCGCGGCCGCGCACCTGTGGAAAACCTCCGTGGCCGGTCCGCGTTCCCACCGGGCCCGGGGCTGCGCGGGGCGGGTGGGGCTGAGTACCGTTCCGTGCGGGTGCCAAGCGGAAGCAAAGGCGTCCGAGGACCAGGGGGCGCCCCGTGACGGGCGCGTCGATGCCGGAGCGGAAGCGGGACGGGGCGGGGATGGACGCGTACGACGAGGAGCCGGAGGCCCTGAGCGGGCCGGAGGGCCCGGCCGGGGCGCGTCGCGCGGGCAACCCCGGCACACCGGACGAGGACAGCGGGTCCGAGCACACCGAATCCGAGGAGACCGGACGCGATCGCGCGGCGGAACCGGCCCCGCGCGCCGGACTCGCCGCCCTCTCCCCCCGCTACCGCCTCGTCGCGGGCGGCGCGCTCGCCGTCGTCGCGGCCGTCGCCGCCGTGCACCTCGGCATGGTGTTCCTGAGCCTCGCCCCCGCCAACCCCGTGAGCAAGCAGCACGCCAAGGCGGTGGAGGGATGGGTGTACCCGGAGTTCGAGCAGAACTGGAAGCTGTTCGCGCCCAACCCGCTGCAACAGAACGTCGCCGTACAGGTACGCGCCCAGGTCCGGGGCGGGGACGGGGAGCCGCGCACCACCGGCTGGACCGACCTGTCCGCCGAGGACGGCGCCGCCATCGACGGCAACCTGCTGCCCAGCCACACCCAGCAGAACGAACTGCGCCGCGCCTGGGACTTCTACGGCACCACCCACGGCACCGACAACCGCCCCGTGGGCGTGCGCGGGGCGCTCGCCGAGCAGTACGTGCGCCGGATAGTGGTGCTGCGCCTGCTGCGGGACGAGGGCCTCGACCGCGCCGGAACCATCGAGCGCGTGCAAGTGCGCTCCCGCACCGTCAATGTCCCTCCGCCCGGTTGG comes from the Streptomyces seoulensis genome and includes:
- a CDS encoding DUF5819 family protein, which gives rise to MDAYDEEPEALSGPEGPAGARRAGNPGTPDEDSGSEHTESEETGRDRAAEPAPRAGLAALSPRYRLVAGGALAVVAAVAAVHLGMVFLSLAPANPVSKQHAKAVEGWVYPEFEQNWKLFAPNPLQQNVAVQVRAQVRGGDGEPRTTGWTDLSAEDGAAIDGNLLPSHTQQNELRRAWDFYGTTHGTDNRPVGVRGALAEQYVRRIVVLRLLRDEGLDRAGTIERVQVRSRTVNVPPPGWSREKVSTSPAYRVLPWWTVTGDETEAGAR